A part of Nitrospirota bacterium genomic DNA contains:
- a CDS encoding HD domain-containing phosphohydrolase, translating to MERTTSKSIIRITAWYAVFGGLWIASSDRLLEFLVADPHRITVMQTYKGWAFVAVSALLLALLVRRELLAREKTEQRLTASELKYRTLVEAANDAVIVAEADTGVIIDANRKAAELTGIPISSLIGMRQPDLHPAQDRQHCREVFEQVRSGGVIQTARCMSRREGSEIPVEISAGVIDIGGKKVVLSIYRDVSEHAAADERLRREKERARMYLDVADVILAVVGDDELVKLINRKGAEILGLPEEEIVGRNWFDSFVPEDLRASARAGFRKLLSGEAGPAGYAESPVLAKSGRERTIAWRHTLIRDEAGRVTAALSSGEDITDRKQAEEQASCRLGNLAALHAIDLMITSTQDLRVILRQFLDLVVAQFHVDAADVMLVNRHAPVLEYAAETGFHTAGIRRSSLRMGEGLAGIAALERRVISTPDLRDPASGFLRPNLIDGEGFVAYYAVPLVAKGIVKGVLEIMHRSPLVLDQEQREFLESLASQAAIAIDNASLFDELQRSNMELMLAYDATLEGWARALELRDRVTERHTERVSELTVSIARAMDLREEDIVHIRRGALLHDLGKIGIPDSILRKEGPLTDDERELMRQHPVYAFEMLKPIAYLRPALDIPYCHHERWDGDGYPRGLKGEQIPLAARIFALADIWDAIFSADRPYRRPLSRSEACDHIRGLAGNHLDPKVVEAFLRMDDQVCPVMPHSGKKEETVR from the coding sequence ATGGAGCGAACAACCTCAAAATCTATCATCCGCATCACCGCATGGTATGCGGTCTTCGGCGGGCTGTGGATCGCCTCGTCGGACCGTCTTCTGGAATTCCTGGTTGCCGATCCGCACCGGATCACCGTCATGCAAACTTACAAAGGCTGGGCATTCGTGGCCGTGAGCGCCCTGCTTCTCGCTCTCCTGGTCCGTCGTGAGCTGCTCGCCCGCGAAAAGACGGAGCAGCGGCTCACCGCGTCAGAGCTGAAATACCGGACCCTGGTCGAGGCGGCGAACGATGCTGTGATCGTTGCCGAAGCGGACACGGGCGTCATCATCGACGCGAACCGGAAGGCCGCCGAGCTCACGGGAATCCCCATCTCGTCGCTCATCGGGATGCGTCAGCCCGACCTCCATCCCGCCCAGGACCGGCAGCACTGCAGGGAGGTGTTCGAGCAGGTCCGGAGCGGAGGCGTGATCCAGACCGCGCGCTGCATGTCCCGCCGCGAGGGCAGCGAGATCCCCGTGGAGATCAGCGCCGGTGTGATCGATATCGGCGGGAAAAAGGTGGTTCTGAGCATCTACCGGGACGTTTCGGAGCACGCGGCCGCAGACGAACGGTTGAGGCGGGAAAAAGAGCGCGCCCGGATGTATCTCGACGTGGCGGACGTCATTCTCGCAGTCGTTGGCGACGATGAGTTGGTGAAGCTCATCAACCGGAAAGGGGCAGAGATCCTGGGCCTTCCGGAGGAGGAGATCGTCGGCAGGAACTGGTTCGACTCCTTTGTTCCCGAAGACCTTCGTGCCAGCGCGAGGGCCGGGTTCCGGAAACTGCTCTCCGGAGAAGCGGGGCCTGCCGGCTACGCGGAGAGCCCCGTGCTCGCGAAGAGTGGCAGGGAGCGTACCATCGCCTGGCGCCACACGCTCATCCGGGACGAGGCGGGCAGGGTCACCGCCGCCCTGAGCTCGGGTGAGGACATCACGGACCGCAAGCAGGCTGAAGAGCAGGCCTCCTGCAGGCTCGGCAACCTCGCCGCCCTCCACGCCATCGACCTCATGATCACCTCGACCCAGGACCTCCGCGTCATCCTTCGTCAGTTCCTCGACCTCGTTGTTGCCCAGTTCCACGTGGACGCAGCTGACGTGATGCTCGTGAACCGCCATGCGCCTGTGCTCGAATACGCCGCGGAGACGGGATTCCACACCGCGGGCATCCGCCGCTCGAGCCTGCGGATGGGGGAAGGCCTCGCCGGCATCGCCGCCCTCGAGCGGAGGGTCATCAGCACGCCCGATCTCCGGGACCCGGCGAGTGGATTTCTGCGTCCGAATCTCATCGATGGAGAAGGGTTCGTTGCCTATTATGCCGTGCCCCTCGTGGCGAAGGGCATCGTAAAAGGCGTGCTTGAGATCATGCATCGCTCGCCACTCGTCCTCGACCAGGAGCAGCGTGAGTTCCTCGAATCCCTCGCTTCCCAGGCGGCCATAGCTATCGACAATGCATCGCTCTTTGACGAGCTCCAGCGCTCGAACATGGAGCTCATGCTCGCCTATGACGCGACGCTCGAGGGCTGGGCCCGGGCCCTGGAACTCCGGGACCGGGTGACCGAGCGGCACACCGAGCGTGTGTCGGAGCTTACCGTCAGCATCGCACGGGCCATGGACCTGCGCGAGGAGGACATCGTCCACATACGCCGCGGTGCGCTCCTTCACGATCTCGGAAAGATCGGCATTCCCGACAGCATTCTTCGGAAGGAGGGACCGCTCACCGATGATGAACGGGAGCTCATGCGGCAGCATCCCGTCTACGCCTTTGAGATGCTCAAGCCCATAGCCTACCTGAGGCCGGCGCTCGATATTCCCTACTGCCATCACGAGCGGTGGGACGGCGATGGCTACCCGCGCGGGCTCAAGGGTGAACAAATCCCGCTGGCGGCAAGGATATTCGCCCTCGCCGACATCTGGGACGCGATCTTTTCCGCTGACAGGCCCTACCGCCGTCCGCTCTCCCGCAGCGAGGCCTGTGATCACATCCGCGGCCTCGCGGGCAACCACCTCGACCCGAAGGTCGTGGAAGCGTTCCTGCGCATGGATGATCAGGTATGCCCGGTCATGCCCCATTCCGGGAAGAAAGAAGAAACGGTCCGCTGA
- a CDS encoding SufD family Fe-S cluster assembly protein yields MSELDQLMQALGEAGGDAAVLADQETAHLSVSGNSILSSRLVEGLEVDARETRNGISARVIVREGVNLRNPVHLCFGVLHKKGRQEIRMDVKLEKNSSATFIAHCIFPKAEKVVHKMDAKVEIGEGAEMRYSETHYHGLFGGIEVLPKLSVNVGKGGRYFTEFSLVNGRVGKLAIDYEVSTGEQAVAELVARVFGHADDEVKIREKVVLAGENARGLIKARVAIEDDAFAEITGITEGNAAGCRGHVDCMEIVKDRAVAKAIPLVQVNNPLAKVTHEAAIGSVDKRQLETLMAHGLSPEEAVDLIVKGILR; encoded by the coding sequence ATGTCTGAACTGGATCAGCTCATGCAGGCACTGGGAGAGGCGGGCGGCGATGCCGCGGTTCTCGCGGACCAGGAGACCGCCCATCTGAGTGTGAGCGGGAACTCCATCCTGAGCTCGCGCCTGGTGGAGGGGCTCGAGGTGGACGCACGGGAAACGCGGAACGGTATATCGGCCCGCGTCATCGTCCGGGAAGGGGTGAACCTCCGGAACCCCGTACATCTCTGCTTCGGCGTCCTGCACAAGAAGGGGAGGCAGGAGATCCGGATGGATGTGAAGCTCGAGAAGAACTCCTCGGCCACCTTCATCGCGCATTGCATATTCCCGAAGGCGGAGAAGGTCGTGCACAAGATGGACGCGAAGGTCGAGATCGGCGAGGGCGCGGAGATGCGGTACTCCGAAACGCATTACCACGGGCTCTTCGGCGGCATCGAGGTTCTGCCGAAGCTTTCGGTAAACGTGGGAAAGGGCGGCAGGTATTTTACGGAATTTTCCCTCGTGAACGGCAGGGTGGGGAAGCTCGCCATCGATTACGAGGTTAGCACAGGGGAACAGGCGGTTGCCGAACTGGTCGCCCGCGTTTTTGGTCATGCCGACGACGAGGTGAAGATCAGGGAAAAGGTCGTGCTCGCGGGCGAGAACGCGCGGGGGCTGATCAAGGCCCGCGTGGCGATCGAGGACGATGCATTCGCGGAGATCACGGGCATCACCGAGGGCAACGCAGCGGGTTGCAGGGGGCACGTGGACTGCATGGAGATCGTGAAGGACCGGGCCGTGGCCAAGGCGATACCGCTCGTCCAGGTGAACAACCCGCTCGCCAAGGTCACCCACGAAGCCGCAATCGGAAGCGTGGACAAACGGCAGCTGGAGACGCTCATGGCACACGGGCTGTCGCCGGAGGAGGCAGTGGATCTGATCGTAAAGGGTATCTTGCGGTGA
- a CDS encoding ABC transporter ATP-binding protein: MPLLEINNISFTAGSRAETPILSGLSLSMDAGEVHALLGTNGTGKSTLACLIMGCEGYRPASGEIRFNGEIINDLPIHARARLGITMAWQEPVRFEGIAVRDYLCLRPQAGDAASCLELVGLSPAPYLSRMVDKSLSGGERKRIELASILALSPRLAILDEPDSGIDMLSIQDVINVINAFRKNGTAVLLVTHREEICKVADRASQLCNGRIICSGKPENVAGHYKSSHCLECNGVECHYV, from the coding sequence ATGCCTCTTCTTGAAATCAATAACATCTCGTTTACTGCGGGTTCTCGTGCCGAGACCCCGATCCTTTCGGGGCTTTCCCTGTCCATGGATGCGGGCGAGGTGCATGCCCTGCTCGGCACCAACGGCACCGGCAAGAGCACCCTCGCGTGCCTGATCATGGGGTGCGAGGGATACCGCCCGGCGAGCGGCGAGATCCGGTTCAACGGCGAGATCATCAACGACCTCCCGATTCATGCGCGCGCCCGGCTCGGCATCACCATGGCATGGCAGGAGCCCGTCCGGTTCGAGGGCATCGCGGTGAGGGATTACCTGTGTCTGCGGCCGCAGGCCGGGGACGCGGCCTCCTGTCTGGAACTGGTCGGCCTCTCCCCGGCCCCGTACCTCTCCCGCATGGTTGACAAGAGCCTGAGCGGCGGAGAGCGCAAGCGGATCGAGCTGGCATCGATCCTGGCGCTCAGCCCGCGGCTCGCCATCCTCGATGAGCCCGACTCCGGCATCGACATGCTTTCGATCCAGGACGTCATCAACGTGATCAACGCGTTCCGGAAGAACGGGACCGCGGTCCTGCTCGTGACTCACCGAGAGGAGATCTGCAAGGTCGCCGATCGTGCGTCGCAGCTCTGCAACGGCAGGATCATATGCTCCGGCAAGCCTGAGAACGTAGCCGGGCATTACAAGTCCAGCCATTGCCTGGAATGCAACGGCGTGGAGTGCCACTATGTCTGA
- a CDS encoding tetratricopeptide repeat protein produces MNDCVNIGSIYVEHGMPDEGMREFMFVPQLRSLDDIDTASLFVNRGFCYLRKCLPDRAIEFYSETVPVNPNDGWSMTTWPGHGDEGQGSGVPGQGPRPEP; encoded by the coding sequence ATGAATGACTGCGTGAACATCGGGAGCATTTACGTCGAGCACGGCATGCCTGATGAAGGCATGCGGGAGTTCATGTTCGTCCCGCAACTCAGGAGCCTCGACGACATCGACACTGCCAGCCTCTTCGTCAACAGGGGGTTCTGTTATCTTAGAAAGTGCCTTCCGGACCGGGCGATCGAGTTCTACTCTGAGACGGTCCCGGTGAACCCGAATGACGGATGGTCTATGACTACCTGGCCAGGGCATGGGGATGAGGGACAAGGCAGCGGAGTTCCTGGGCAAGGCCCACGGCCTGAACCCTGA
- a CDS encoding arsenate reductase ArsC, translating into MMKVMFLCTGNSCRSQMAEGFARELGKGRVEAFSAGLMAAGVNARAMAVMKEAGIDISGQTSKEIDAVLMRSMDVVITLCDNAAEACPWTPPSLKRLHWPIKDPILARGTDAMIMNDFRRARDEIRGKIQLFLKDVPSGGGKKV; encoded by the coding sequence ATGATGAAAGTGATGTTCCTGTGCACCGGCAATTCCTGCCGCTCCCAGATGGCGGAAGGGTTCGCCCGCGAGCTCGGCAAAGGCAGGGTCGAAGCCTTCAGCGCCGGACTCATGGCCGCGGGAGTGAACGCCCGGGCCATGGCGGTCATGAAGGAAGCCGGCATCGATATCTCCGGCCAGACATCCAAGGAGATCGACGCAGTGCTCATGCGCAGCATGGATGTCGTCATCACGCTTTGCGACAACGCCGCCGAGGCCTGCCCCTGGACGCCTCCCTCTCTCAAACGGCTTCACTGGCCCATCAAGGACCCGATCCTGGCGCGGGGCACCGATGCAATGATCATGAATGATTTCAGGCGAGCGAGGGACGAGATCAGGGGGAAAATACAGCTTTTTCTCAAGGATGTCCCGTCCGGCGGCGGAAAAAAAGTATAG
- a CDS encoding FAD:protein FMN transferase: MKQTILLAMLLALAVAGCSRVRTVQKTEPIMGTDVTITVVAKSRAGGGAAIDAAMDEVRRFDRMMSLYKIDSEVSKVNEAAGRHPVVVSPEMIDAVESARRVSELSGGVFDITIGPLVVLWQMRLKEGTVPTDSEIARVKPLVNYRNIVVDRKASTIFLKRPGMIMDLGGMKGYIADRVRDLLRAHGIDNAVIALAGDIWVMGRREDGTPWRIGVQHPRERDKTLIVLGLSDKYITTSGDYERFVIRGNKRYHHIIDPRTGKPSTGVISATLIGDQGSLIDPLAKAPFILGPEEGMKIVKQAGAEAIIVDEGGRTFMTDGIKTMEAGARK, from the coding sequence ATGAAACAGACGATACTCCTCGCCATGCTGCTCGCGCTTGCCGTCGCGGGATGCAGCCGTGTCAGGACGGTCCAGAAGACCGAGCCCATCATGGGCACGGATGTCACCATCACGGTCGTCGCGAAGAGCAGGGCGGGGGGCGGGGCCGCCATCGATGCCGCCATGGACGAGGTCCGGCGCTTCGACCGGATGATGTCGCTCTACAAGATCGACAGCGAGGTATCGAAGGTAAACGAGGCCGCCGGCCGCCACCCGGTCGTGGTATCGCCCGAGATGATCGATGCGGTAGAATCCGCGCGCCGCGTCTCGGAGCTGTCGGGCGGCGTTTTTGACATCACGATCGGCCCGCTCGTGGTGCTGTGGCAGATGAGGCTCAAGGAGGGGACGGTCCCGACCGACTCGGAGATCGCCAGGGTGAAGCCCCTTGTGAACTACCGGAACATCGTCGTCGACCGCAAGGCCTCGACCATCTTCCTGAAGAGACCGGGCATGATCATGGACCTGGGGGGCATGAAGGGTTACATCGCCGACCGGGTCAGGGACCTGCTCAGGGCACACGGCATCGACAATGCCGTGATCGCGCTGGCGGGGGACATCTGGGTGATGGGACGCCGGGAGGACGGAACACCGTGGCGGATCGGCGTCCAGCATCCCCGAGAGCGGGACAAGACGCTGATCGTGCTGGGGCTGAGCGACAAATATATCACCACGTCCGGCGATTACGAACGCTTCGTCATCAGGGGGAACAAGCGGTACCATCATATCATCGACCCCAGGACCGGCAAGCCGTCTACCGGCGTCATCTCGGCCACGCTGATCGGGGACCAGGGCTCGCTGATCGATCCGCTTGCCAAGGCGCCCTTCATCCTGGGTCCGGAAGAGGGCATGAAGATCGTGAAACAGGCGGGGGCCGAGGCGATCATCGTGGATGAGGGAGGCCGGACCTTCATGACCGACGGGATCAAGACGATGGAGGCGGGTGCCCGCAAGTGA
- a CDS encoding cation transporter, which translates to MAKTTLKVQGMTCNHCVMRVAKALKAVPGVQDAQVDLQKAEAVVTYDDAKTGKNKLSAAVVEAGYKTS; encoded by the coding sequence ATGGCTAAGACGACGCTGAAGGTCCAGGGAATGACCTGCAATCATTGCGTGATGCGCGTAGCCAAGGCGCTCAAAGCGGTTCCGGGCGTGCAGGACGCACAGGTCGACCTGCAGAAGGCCGAGGCGGTAGTGACCTATGACGACGCGAAGACCGGTAAGAACAAGCTTTCCGCTGCGGTCGTCGAGGCGGGGTATAAGACCTCGTAG